One part of the Treponema sp. OMZ 787 genome encodes these proteins:
- the recQ gene encoding DNA helicase RecQ, protein MTRGSKGSDSKKTISSPEGILKDVFGYDEFRPFQKEIIDSILQKKDVLAVMPTGGGKSLCYQIPALIFEGVTIVVSPLISLMHDQICGLETIGVEAVALNSSLDWEKYTDNIRRIKNGEVKILYVAPETLVSDRCKELLSSIKVDCLTIDEAHCISEWGHDFRPEYRQLAEIRKLLTDAACLAITATATEKVRSDIKKMLKLKTPKEFIAGFNRKNIFLEVKEKQKPFEQASEFLKEHKGESGIIYCFSRKQADTLSVQLSVLGYNAKPYHAGLSDELRQKTQNDFINDDIEIIVATVAFGMGINKPNVRFVIHFDLPKSVEQYYQEIGRAGRDGNPAHALLLFSAADIFKLKFLMQDKSPDEVRKAETMLSAISNYAQANSCRRRAILKYFGENISEEKLKEVQGDAPCCDFCSREKIEKTDLTVPVQKFLSCVVRTGCMFGASYIIDVLLGSKQKRILENKHNDLSVWGIGTEFNREGWFNLVRILLAEDYLIKDEDYSVLSLTQKAKEELQARTAIMLPFNYEKDNSAKKEVKEISKPQVAENNLDACGKAIVNALKQKRRELADEARVPAYIIFSDKTIFDLGLKKPSSLAELDNIFGIGKAKKEKYGELIVKLVTSHNKKKLD, encoded by the coding sequence ATGACGCGCGGATCAAAAGGCTCTGACAGTAAAAAGACAATATCCTCCCCTGAAGGCATTTTAAAGGATGTATTCGGGTATGATGAATTCAGACCCTTTCAAAAAGAAATTATAGATAGCATTCTCCAAAAAAAAGATGTCCTTGCTGTAATGCCGACAGGGGGCGGAAAATCTTTATGCTATCAGATTCCGGCTCTCATTTTTGAAGGTGTAACCATAGTGGTTTCCCCCCTAATTTCCCTCATGCATGACCAAATTTGCGGTTTGGAAACGATAGGGGTAGAGGCTGTTGCCTTAAACAGCTCATTGGATTGGGAAAAATATACCGATAATATCCGCCGTATTAAAAACGGAGAGGTAAAAATACTATATGTTGCTCCCGAAACCTTGGTAAGCGACCGATGTAAGGAGCTTCTTTCTTCAATAAAAGTGGATTGTCTTACAATAGATGAGGCTCACTGCATTTCGGAATGGGGGCATGATTTTAGACCTGAATATAGGCAGTTAGCCGAAATCCGCAAGCTCTTAACAGATGCTGCCTGTCTTGCCATAACGGCAACGGCAACAGAAAAGGTTCGGTCCGACATAAAAAAAATGCTGAAGCTCAAGACTCCAAAAGAGTTTATTGCCGGTTTTAACCGTAAAAATATCTTTTTGGAAGTTAAAGAAAAGCAAAAGCCCTTTGAGCAGGCTTCGGAATTTCTAAAAGAGCATAAGGGCGAAAGCGGTATTATTTACTGTTTTTCCCGTAAACAGGCAGATACATTGTCTGTTCAACTGTCGGTTTTAGGATACAATGCAAAGCCCTATCATGCAGGACTTTCAGATGAGCTTAGACAAAAAACTCAAAATGACTTTATCAATGACGATATCGAAATAATCGTAGCAACCGTGGCCTTCGGGATGGGAATAAATAAACCTAATGTTAGGTTTGTTATTCATTTTGATTTACCCAAGAGTGTAGAGCAATACTATCAGGAAATAGGCAGGGCAGGGCGAGACGGAAATCCGGCTCATGCTCTTTTGCTTTTTTCGGCTGCCGATATTTTTAAGCTTAAATTTTTGATGCAGGATAAATCTCCCGATGAGGTGAGAAAAGCTGAAACTATGCTTTCCGCCATAAGTAATTATGCACAAGCCAATAGCTGCCGCCGCCGTGCGATTTTAAAATATTTTGGAGAAAATATATCCGAAGAAAAATTAAAAGAAGTACAGGGCGATGCACCTTGTTGTGATTTTTGTTCCAGAGAAAAAATAGAAAAAACTGACCTGACCGTTCCTGTGCAGAAATTTTTATCCTGTGTTGTCAGAACAGGATGCATGTTCGGTGCGAGCTACATTATCGATGTTCTTTTAGGCTCAAAGCAAAAGCGCATACTCGAAAACAAACACAATGATCTTTCCGTTTGGGGTATAGGTACTGAATTCAATAGGGAAGGATGGTTTAATCTTGTCCGCATATTATTGGCTGAAGACTATCTTATAAAGGACGAAGATTATTCGGTGTTGTCATTAACTCAAAAAGCAAAAGAAGAACTTCAAGCCCGAACTGCTATTATGCTTCCATTTAATTATGAAAAAGATAATTCTGCTAAAAAGGAAGTAAAAGAAATATCAAAACCTCAAGTAGCTGAAAATAATTTGGATGCATGCGGTAAGGCGATTGTTAATGCTTTAAAACAAAAGCGAAGGGAGCTTGCCGATGAGGCTAGGGTTCCCGCTTATATTATTTTTTCGGATAAAACAATCTTTGATTTAGGTCTTAAAAAACCTTCTTCACTTGCAGAGCTTGACAATATTTTCGGTATCGGAAAGGCAAAAAAAGAAAAATACGGGGAACTAATTGTTAAACTTGTTACCTCTCACAATAAAAAGAAATTGGATTAG